The DNA region GGCATCCACCCCAAAACCGTGTTTGTCCCGTTTCATTGGGGCGGGGAGCTGGCGGTCAACCGGCTGACCAACGATGCCCTGCACCCCATCAGCCGGATGCCGGAATTCAAAATTTGCGCCGTGCGCATGGAACGGGTTGAACCTGTGAATGACCCGGAGGTTCCCGAAACGGAACAATTGGAAAAAATCCAATAGATTGACGGAAACCAAACGCCATTTTTGAACTCTCATTGGAAAATATCCAACAGAATCCGCTCCAATCGCCACTAGCGTTGCATTTAAATCTGGCAAGATACATTTTCTGAGCACACCAATGCTCTAACGGTTGCCACAAGCGCTATTTGTTCCAATACCGTTGATTTCAAATTGTAACGGTTGCCATGGTGCTTATTTCACTGAAAACCGGTAATTTTTGCTTGGATTCAGGCAAATAGCCGCTGCTACAACCGTTAGATTTCGGATAGCTTTCACGGGAAAGCTTGAGCAAAAGTTAATGCAACGCCAGTGTCCAATCGCCCGTTTTACGCCTGCCAAGTCAAATCTATTGGAAATATCCAGTCAGCCTGCAGTAGTATTTCCCGCATAATTTCCAGATCAAGTCGGATATTTCCAATCAAAACCCCGTTAGAATTGCCAAACGCAAAAAGGGCTGCGCCAGGAACCTCCTGTCCAGCCCCTATATTTAACTCTGTCTTCTTAAACCAGTCTCTTAACCTAGTCCTCTTAACTTGGACCTCTTAACCTAGTCCTTTAACTCAGTCCTCAATTTGAATGCGTTTCGATTTCGTTTGCCCGCGTTTCGGCACTTCCAGTTTCAACACGCCGTCTTTCAGAGACGCGCGAATGCCTTCTTCGTCGATGTCCTGAACGTAGAATCTGCGCACGTATTCACCGTAGCGGCGTTCCTTCCGGACGATTTGCTGCTTGGAATCTTCCACGTTGTTGTCTTCCTTGCGCACCGCTTTGATCGTCAAGTAAGGGCTCACGTAGTCGATTTCGATTTCATTTTTTTGAAATCCCGGAAGCTCGGCTTCCACCAGATAAGCGTTCTCCGTCTCGCGAATATCCGTTCTGAAGGACATTGCCTGGCTTTTCAGCGGCATGAAGAAATCGTCGTTAAACGCATCGTTAAAAGACTTCATCCATTGACTCAACGCATCTTCTCTGTGTCTTCCAAAAGGAATCAAATCAAACATCATTTATTCCCCTTTCTTTGACCTTATTTGACCTTACACCCTCATTATATGCTTGCGGTCAGAGAATGACAAAAGCGATCTCCGGCCAAAAAACCCGATTGCGGAGCATTTTAGGCCAATTTTTAAGGGAGCTGCAGACCAGCCTGTCCATTTGACCTTCTTCGACCTTTATACATCCCCTTGTTCATTCCCCGAATTGTATGTATTTATATCATGACCCGGATTGACGGCAAAAATTCCGCACGCTATAATCTGATTAATCAATCAAATAAAAATTTGATCATTCAATCAGTTTGCTGAAGGAGGAGTCATCATGCATCAAGACAGAAAGGAGAAATTGGCCCCTGATTCGCCCGATTGGCTCGGCAAAACGCTGGCTTTTCTAAGCGCTCTTCTAGGCGCAGGGGCATTTTGGTATACTTGGTATAGTTACCAGGACTGGATGGCCGGCACCGGAGTTCCTTGGTATGGCTGGATTCGTATTGCCTTTATGCTGCTTATCGGCGTTTTCTGCTTATCGGCGGCCCTTTTGTTTATCATGGGAAAGCGTGCCGGATGGTCCGTATTTCAAACCGGTTTAATGCTGGTTCCCGTCATGCTGGCGTCAAATTTGATCATTGTGATCATTAGAGCGGTTATTGGCGCCTTCCAAGGAAAAACGCTGCCCTTTTTTGAAAAGATCATCAGCGACCCGAAGTCGATCGCCGTTCCCGGGATCATCTTGGCCTTGGCATTGCTCGGGGCATTAAGCAAAAAAGCCCCTAAAAACGAAGAATAGTTGGAGTAATCATATGAACGATAATCACAAACCGGAAACAAAACAATCTTTCATTGCGGAAGCAAGACGCGAGCAGATCATTGAGGCTGCAATCCGGACGTTGGACGAAATCGGCTATGTTCACGCGAGCCTGGCCCAAATCGCCAAACGCGCGGGGATCAGCACAGCGCTCATTTCCTACCATTTTGCGGATAAGAACGATTTGATGAATCATCTGTTGACGAAGCTGGTAGAATTATCGACCGCCTATGTCCTGGACAGGGTGCGCCCGGCAAACACGCCGGAAGAAAAGCTGGAAGCTTTTATCAACGCCAGCTTGGCCTATCAGGGAACCCATCCCGCCCATAATACCGCTCTGATCGAGATCGTCTTTAATGCTCGGACCCCTGACAATATTCCTTACTATAAGTTAAACGACGAGGATGAAGAGGAAGAGCCGCTTGCCCGCGAACTGAAGACGATCCTGGAGGAGGGCCAGTTCCAAGGCGTATTCGGAGATTTCCATACGGGCGTCATGTGCAAGATGATTCAAGGGGCGATCAGCGAATACATGCTTACTTCAGCCCATAACAAAGAAACGGACTTGGAGACCTACAGCAACGAGCTGGTGAAAATCGTAAAGCGAGCCGTGGAGAAATAAACGACAAAAGCGACCCCGAAGGGTCGCTTTGATCTTGTTATTCTTCGCTTGTCTCATTCACTTCATTGTAAATAATCACGGACTGTGTTTCCTGCTCCCATTTCACCGTGGCTTCAAACGCCTCGCCAATGAAACGAACCGGCACGACGGTGCTCCCGCCGATTACGGTAGCCGGCGCGTCAAGCGTTTGCTTCACGCCGT from Paenibacillus macerans includes:
- a CDS encoding Hsp20/alpha crystallin family protein, translating into MFDLIPFGRHREDALSQWMKSFNDAFNDDFFMPLKSQAMSFRTDIRETENAYLVEAELPGFQKNEIEIDYVSPYLTIKAVRKEDNNVEDSKQQIVRKERRYGEYVRRFYVQDIDEEGIRASLKDGVLKLEVPKRGQTKSKRIQIED
- a CDS encoding TetR/AcrR family transcriptional regulator, translating into MNDNHKPETKQSFIAEARREQIIEAAIRTLDEIGYVHASLAQIAKRAGISTALISYHFADKNDLMNHLLTKLVELSTAYVLDRVRPANTPEEKLEAFINASLAYQGTHPAHNTALIEIVFNARTPDNIPYYKLNDEDEEEEPLARELKTILEEGQFQGVFGDFHTGVMCKMIQGAISEYMLTSAHNKETDLETYSNELVKIVKRAVEK